A genomic region of Papaver somniferum cultivar HN1 chromosome 7, ASM357369v1, whole genome shotgun sequence contains the following coding sequences:
- the LOC113300188 gene encoding G-type lectin S-receptor-like serine/threonine-protein kinase At1g11330 isoform X3 — MDTGNLVLREKTSDNSSGRILWESFDYASNVLLPGMKVGENIKPGLKGEITSWRDSSDPSTGIFSLELDPSKLPQIIIKNVSKDKLHWRSGPWNNRVFIGVPRMYSVYVDGFFLVRDGQQVYLTLGYGNKTSFTRFVLEPDGMFVQRDWLENNREWVDVWHSQETECDIYGKCGPFGSCNALDSPICSCLQGFEPKSKDEWSNGNWLGGCVRRTELQCHTNNNAISTGEVRKELDGFLKLDKMKVPDHVEWWESQSTKECEQNCLNNCSCLAYSYENNIGCMWWASDMLDIQKFGNFSKAGVQLHIKVAYSELPKKKDARLIISIAIIIGIAVVGLCTFICWRWMAKQRGEKQKGAELYLLDSCGETSDANMFGDNKGLVMFHFETLAMATNNFSEASKLGHGGFGSVYKANLVNGQVVAVKRLAKGSGQGLEEFKNEVLVISKLQHRNLVRLLGCCTEREEKILVYEYMPNKSLDAFLFVPTQRTLLDWRKRFHIIEGITRGILYLHRDSRLRVIHRDLKASNVLLDEKLNPKISDFGMARIFGGDELQADTRRVVGTYGYMSPEYAMEGRFSEKSDVFSFGVLLLEIVSGKKNTSFHLQELSLSLLGYAWKLWKESMAQALIDPTLLSEQKFEADILRCIHVGLLCVQESAKYRPTMSIVLSMLTSEIVNLPTPERPAFIEREVSSPSCASFDTPKPFSVNNVTITSIEGS; from the exons ATGGATACAGGGAATCTGGTTCTACGAGAAAAGACAAGTGACAACAGCAGTGGGAGGATATTATGGGAGAGTTTCGATTATGCTTCTAATGTACTCTTGCCTGGGATGAAGGTTGGTGAAAACATCAAACCGGGTTTGAAAGGAGAGATAACTTCCTGGAGAGATAGCTCTGATCCTTCCACAGGGATCTTCTCATTGGAATTAGACCCGTCAAAACTTCCTCAGATAATAATCAAGAACGTTTCGAAGGATAAACTGCACTGGCGAAGTGGTCCGTGGAACAATCGAGTCTTTATAGGCGTCCCAAGAATGTACAGCGTCTATGTTGATGGATTTTTTCTTGTTAGAGATGGTCAACAAGTTTATTTAACTCTTGGTTATGGAAACAAGACTTCTTTCACTAGGTTTGTTTTAGAACCTGATGGGATGTTTGTTCAAAGAGATTGGCTTGAGAATAACAGAGAATGGGTCGACGTATGGCACTCACAAGAAACAGAATGTGATATTTATGGTAAATGTGGCCCTTTTGGAAGCTGCAATGCATTGGATTCACCAATTTGTAGTTGTTTGCAAGGGTTTGAACCAAAGTCGAAAGACGAATGGAGTAATGGGAATTGGTTAGGTGGGTGTGTTAGGAGGACAGAATTGCAGTGTCATACAAACAACAATGCAATTAGTACAGGTGAAGTAAGGAAAGAATTAGATGGTTTTTTGAAACTTGACAAGATGAAGGTGCCTGATCATGTTGAATGGTGGGAATCTCAAAGCACAAAGGAGTGCGAGCAAAACTGTTTAAATAACTGTTCTTGCTTAGCTTACTCATACGAGAACAACATTGGGTGTATGTGGTGGGCAAGTGATATGCTCGATATACAAAAGTTTGGAAACTTCTCTAAGGCTGGTGTCCAACTTCATATCAAGGTCGCCTACTCAGAGCTCC CTAAGAAGAAGGATGCCCGGTTAATTATTTCAATTGCGATCATTATAGGAATAGCTGTAGTCGGTCTTTGCACGTTCATCTGCTGGAGGTGGATGGCAAAACAGAGAG GAGAAAAACAGAAAGGCGCAGAACTTTACTTACTTGATTCTTGTGGAGAAACGTCAGATGCAAACATGTTTGGGGACAACAAAGGACTGGTAATGTTCCATTTTGAAACCCTGGCTATGGCTACAAACAATTTTAGCGAAGCGTCAAAACTTGGGCATGGTGGTTTTGGTTCAGTCTATAAG GCAAATTTGGTAAATGGACAAGTAGTGGCCGTGAAAAGGCTTGCCAAGGGTTCCGGACAAGGCTTAGAAGAGTTCAAAAATGAAGTTCTGGTGATCTCTAAACTTCAACACAGGAATCTAGTTAGACTTTTAGGTTGTTGCACTGAAAGGGAAGAGAAGATATTGGTATATGAATACATGCCTAACAAAAGCTTGGATGCATTTCTCTTTG TTCCAACCCAACGAACGCTCCTGGATTGGAGGAAACGCTTCCATATTATCGAAGGGATAACCCGTGGGATTCTTTACCTTCACAGAGATTCTAGATTAAGAGTTATTCATAGAGATTTGAAGGCAAGTAACGTTTTGCTGGATGAAAAGTTGAACCCTAAAATTTCCGATTTTGGGATGGCAAGGATATTTGGAGGCGATGAGCTCCAGGCAGATACCAGAAGAGTTGTTGGGACATA CGGTTATATGTCCCCCGAATATGCAATGGAAGGtcgattttcagaaaaatcagaTGTTTTCAGTTTTGGAGTGTTACTACTAGAAATTGTGAGCGGAAAGAAAAACACTAGTTTTCACCTACAAGAGTTATCTTTAAGCCTTCTGGGATAC GCATGGAAATTGTGGAAGGAAAGCATGGCGCAAGCATTGATTGATCCAACTTTGTTATCTGAACAAAAATTTGAGGCAGACATTCTGAGATGCATTCATGTGGGACTATTGTGTGTACAAGAATCTGCAAAGTACAGACCAACTATGTCTATTGTACTGTCGATGCTTACAAGCGAAATTGTAAATCTTCCGACTCCAGAGCGACCTGCATTTATAGAGAGAGAGGTGTCTTCTCCTTCATGTGCATCTTTTGACACGCCAAAGCCATTTTCTGTAAACAATGTAACTATCACAAGCATCGAAGGTAGTTGA
- the LOC113296431 gene encoding uncharacterized protein LOC113296431, producing MENRLLKWNSINLSEAGRTVMVKHVLYALPVHHMVSFKLPDQTIKALNSVQCKFWRKKDTNKGVVISWSSLSKDKKEDDLGFMDLECFNKDFLAKSAWRLCTNTDDLWSKAMGFKYYSEGIFNHRVKDDSSFSWSSISSEIPFTKRNSKWLLGNGASIEIWADNWIPRYDSPP from the coding sequence ATGGAAAATAGGTTACTCAAATGGAATTCCATTAATCTCTCAGAAGCAGGTAGAACTGTGATGGTCAAGCATGTCCTATATGCTTTACCTGTTCACCATATGGTTTCTTTTAAGCTACCAGATCAGACCATTAAAGCTCTTAACTCAGTTCAGTGTAAATTTTGGAGGAAAAAAGACACCAACAAAGGTGTAGTCATTTCTTGGAGTAGCCTCAGCAAAGATAAAAAAGAAGATGATTTAGGATTCATGGATCTTGAGTGTTTCAACAAAGATTTCCTTGCTAAATCTGCATGGAGATTATGCACCAATACAGATGATCTATGGTCCAAAGCCATGGGATTTAAATATTATTCTGAAGGTATATTTAATCACAGGGTGAAAGATGATTCTTCATTTTCCTGGAGCAGTATATCCTCTGAAATTCCATTTACTAAAAGAAACAGTAAATGGCTATTAGGAAATGGTGCTAGTATCGAGATTTGGGCAGATAATTGGATCCCTAGATATGATTCTCCTCCTTAG
- the LOC113300188 gene encoding G-type lectin S-receptor-like serine/threonine-protein kinase At1g11300 isoform X1 encodes MGIERRRNIKLILPCLFTLLSFLIGYYISDALDISDHQTVVSSGGKFRLGFFSLKNSSTNRYAGIWFNNIPGPTIIWVANQDKPLNDSSGVLKIADDGNLVVSDGRKNILWTSGLLSNASVVDTEAELMDTGNLVLREKTSDNSSGRILWESFDYASNVLLPGMKVGENIKPGLKGEITSWRDSSDPSTGIFSLELDPSKLPQIIIKNVSKDKLHWRSGPWNNRVFIGVPRMYSVYVDGFFLVRDGQQVYLTLGYGNKTSFTRFVLEPDGMFVQRDWLENNREWVDVWHSQETECDIYGKCGPFGSCNALDSPICSCLQGFEPKSKDEWSNGNWLGGCVRRTELQCHTNNNAISTGEVRKELDGFLKLDKMKVPDHVEWWESQSTKECEQNCLNNCSCLAYSYENNIGCMWWASDMLDIQKFGNFSKAGVQLHIKVAYSELPKKKDARLIISIAIIIGIAVVGLCTFICWRWMAKQRGEKQKGAELYLLDSCGETSDANMFGDNKGLVMFHFETLAMATNNFSEASKLGHGGFGSVYKANLVNGQVVAVKRLAKGSGQGLEEFKNEVLVISKLQHRNLVRLLGCCTEREEKILVYEYMPNKSLDAFLFVPTQRTLLDWRKRFHIIEGITRGILYLHRDSRLRVIHRDLKASNVLLDEKLNPKISDFGMARIFGGDELQADTRRVVGTYGYMSPEYAMEGRFSEKSDVFSFGVLLLEIVSGKKNTSFHLQELSLSLLGYAWKLWKESMAQALIDPTLLSEQKFEADILRCIHVGLLCVQESAKYRPTMSIVLSMLTSEIVNLPTPERPAFIEREVSSPSCASFDTPKPFSVNNVTITSIEGS; translated from the exons ATGggtattgaaagaagaagaaacatcaaACTCATTCTTCCTTGTCTCTTTACTTTATTATCCTTCTTGATTGGTTATTATATTAGTGATGCACTAGACATTTCAGACCACCAAACAGTAGTATCTTCAGGGGGGAAATTCAGGCTAGGCTTCTTTAGCCTTAAGAATAGTTCTACCAATCGTTATGCTGGAATATGGTTCAATAATATTCCGGGACCGACAATTATATGGGTAGCTAATCAAGACAAACCACTAAATGATTCTTCTGGTGTTTTGAAAATTGCAGATGACGGAAATCTTGTAGTTTCTGATGGCCGAAAGAACATTCTTTGGACTTCAGGTTTGTTGTCTAATGCCAGTGTTGTTGACACGGAAGCTGAATTAATGGATACAGGGAATCTGGTTCTACGAGAAAAGACAAGTGACAACAGCAGTGGGAGGATATTATGGGAGAGTTTCGATTATGCTTCTAATGTACTCTTGCCTGGGATGAAGGTTGGTGAAAACATCAAACCGGGTTTGAAAGGAGAGATAACTTCCTGGAGAGATAGCTCTGATCCTTCCACAGGGATCTTCTCATTGGAATTAGACCCGTCAAAACTTCCTCAGATAATAATCAAGAACGTTTCGAAGGATAAACTGCACTGGCGAAGTGGTCCGTGGAACAATCGAGTCTTTATAGGCGTCCCAAGAATGTACAGCGTCTATGTTGATGGATTTTTTCTTGTTAGAGATGGTCAACAAGTTTATTTAACTCTTGGTTATGGAAACAAGACTTCTTTCACTAGGTTTGTTTTAGAACCTGATGGGATGTTTGTTCAAAGAGATTGGCTTGAGAATAACAGAGAATGGGTCGACGTATGGCACTCACAAGAAACAGAATGTGATATTTATGGTAAATGTGGCCCTTTTGGAAGCTGCAATGCATTGGATTCACCAATTTGTAGTTGTTTGCAAGGGTTTGAACCAAAGTCGAAAGACGAATGGAGTAATGGGAATTGGTTAGGTGGGTGTGTTAGGAGGACAGAATTGCAGTGTCATACAAACAACAATGCAATTAGTACAGGTGAAGTAAGGAAAGAATTAGATGGTTTTTTGAAACTTGACAAGATGAAGGTGCCTGATCATGTTGAATGGTGGGAATCTCAAAGCACAAAGGAGTGCGAGCAAAACTGTTTAAATAACTGTTCTTGCTTAGCTTACTCATACGAGAACAACATTGGGTGTATGTGGTGGGCAAGTGATATGCTCGATATACAAAAGTTTGGAAACTTCTCTAAGGCTGGTGTCCAACTTCATATCAAGGTCGCCTACTCAGAGCTCC CTAAGAAGAAGGATGCCCGGTTAATTATTTCAATTGCGATCATTATAGGAATAGCTGTAGTCGGTCTTTGCACGTTCATCTGCTGGAGGTGGATGGCAAAACAGAGAG GAGAAAAACAGAAAGGCGCAGAACTTTACTTACTTGATTCTTGTGGAGAAACGTCAGATGCAAACATGTTTGGGGACAACAAAGGACTGGTAATGTTCCATTTTGAAACCCTGGCTATGGCTACAAACAATTTTAGCGAAGCGTCAAAACTTGGGCATGGTGGTTTTGGTTCAGTCTATAAG GCAAATTTGGTAAATGGACAAGTAGTGGCCGTGAAAAGGCTTGCCAAGGGTTCCGGACAAGGCTTAGAAGAGTTCAAAAATGAAGTTCTGGTGATCTCTAAACTTCAACACAGGAATCTAGTTAGACTTTTAGGTTGTTGCACTGAAAGGGAAGAGAAGATATTGGTATATGAATACATGCCTAACAAAAGCTTGGATGCATTTCTCTTTG TTCCAACCCAACGAACGCTCCTGGATTGGAGGAAACGCTTCCATATTATCGAAGGGATAACCCGTGGGATTCTTTACCTTCACAGAGATTCTAGATTAAGAGTTATTCATAGAGATTTGAAGGCAAGTAACGTTTTGCTGGATGAAAAGTTGAACCCTAAAATTTCCGATTTTGGGATGGCAAGGATATTTGGAGGCGATGAGCTCCAGGCAGATACCAGAAGAGTTGTTGGGACATA CGGTTATATGTCCCCCGAATATGCAATGGAAGGtcgattttcagaaaaatcagaTGTTTTCAGTTTTGGAGTGTTACTACTAGAAATTGTGAGCGGAAAGAAAAACACTAGTTTTCACCTACAAGAGTTATCTTTAAGCCTTCTGGGATAC GCATGGAAATTGTGGAAGGAAAGCATGGCGCAAGCATTGATTGATCCAACTTTGTTATCTGAACAAAAATTTGAGGCAGACATTCTGAGATGCATTCATGTGGGACTATTGTGTGTACAAGAATCTGCAAAGTACAGACCAACTATGTCTATTGTACTGTCGATGCTTACAAGCGAAATTGTAAATCTTCCGACTCCAGAGCGACCTGCATTTATAGAGAGAGAGGTGTCTTCTCCTTCATGTGCATCTTTTGACACGCCAAAGCCATTTTCTGTAAACAATGTAACTATCACAAGCATCGAAGGTAGTTGA
- the LOC113300188 gene encoding G-type lectin S-receptor-like serine/threonine-protein kinase At1g11330 isoform X2, which produces MHDGNLVVSDGRKNILWTSGLLSNASVVDTEAELMDTGNLVLREKTSDNSSGRILWESFDYASNVLLPGMKVGENIKPGLKGEITSWRDSSDPSTGIFSLELDPSKLPQIIIKNVSKDKLHWRSGPWNNRVFIGVPRMYSVYVDGFFLVRDGQQVYLTLGYGNKTSFTRFVLEPDGMFVQRDWLENNREWVDVWHSQETECDIYGKCGPFGSCNALDSPICSCLQGFEPKSKDEWSNGNWLGGCVRRTELQCHTNNNAISTGEVRKELDGFLKLDKMKVPDHVEWWESQSTKECEQNCLNNCSCLAYSYENNIGCMWWASDMLDIQKFGNFSKAGVQLHIKVAYSELPKKKDARLIISIAIIIGIAVVGLCTFICWRWMAKQRGEKQKGAELYLLDSCGETSDANMFGDNKGLVMFHFETLAMATNNFSEASKLGHGGFGSVYKANLVNGQVVAVKRLAKGSGQGLEEFKNEVLVISKLQHRNLVRLLGCCTEREEKILVYEYMPNKSLDAFLFVPTQRTLLDWRKRFHIIEGITRGILYLHRDSRLRVIHRDLKASNVLLDEKLNPKISDFGMARIFGGDELQADTRRVVGTYGYMSPEYAMEGRFSEKSDVFSFGVLLLEIVSGKKNTSFHLQELSLSLLGYAWKLWKESMAQALIDPTLLSEQKFEADILRCIHVGLLCVQESAKYRPTMSIVLSMLTSEIVNLPTPERPAFIEREVSSPSCASFDTPKPFSVNNVTITSIEGS; this is translated from the exons ATGC ATGACGGAAATCTTGTAGTTTCTGATGGCCGAAAGAACATTCTTTGGACTTCAGGTTTGTTGTCTAATGCCAGTGTTGTTGACACGGAAGCTGAATTAATGGATACAGGGAATCTGGTTCTACGAGAAAAGACAAGTGACAACAGCAGTGGGAGGATATTATGGGAGAGTTTCGATTATGCTTCTAATGTACTCTTGCCTGGGATGAAGGTTGGTGAAAACATCAAACCGGGTTTGAAAGGAGAGATAACTTCCTGGAGAGATAGCTCTGATCCTTCCACAGGGATCTTCTCATTGGAATTAGACCCGTCAAAACTTCCTCAGATAATAATCAAGAACGTTTCGAAGGATAAACTGCACTGGCGAAGTGGTCCGTGGAACAATCGAGTCTTTATAGGCGTCCCAAGAATGTACAGCGTCTATGTTGATGGATTTTTTCTTGTTAGAGATGGTCAACAAGTTTATTTAACTCTTGGTTATGGAAACAAGACTTCTTTCACTAGGTTTGTTTTAGAACCTGATGGGATGTTTGTTCAAAGAGATTGGCTTGAGAATAACAGAGAATGGGTCGACGTATGGCACTCACAAGAAACAGAATGTGATATTTATGGTAAATGTGGCCCTTTTGGAAGCTGCAATGCATTGGATTCACCAATTTGTAGTTGTTTGCAAGGGTTTGAACCAAAGTCGAAAGACGAATGGAGTAATGGGAATTGGTTAGGTGGGTGTGTTAGGAGGACAGAATTGCAGTGTCATACAAACAACAATGCAATTAGTACAGGTGAAGTAAGGAAAGAATTAGATGGTTTTTTGAAACTTGACAAGATGAAGGTGCCTGATCATGTTGAATGGTGGGAATCTCAAAGCACAAAGGAGTGCGAGCAAAACTGTTTAAATAACTGTTCTTGCTTAGCTTACTCATACGAGAACAACATTGGGTGTATGTGGTGGGCAAGTGATATGCTCGATATACAAAAGTTTGGAAACTTCTCTAAGGCTGGTGTCCAACTTCATATCAAGGTCGCCTACTCAGAGCTCC CTAAGAAGAAGGATGCCCGGTTAATTATTTCAATTGCGATCATTATAGGAATAGCTGTAGTCGGTCTTTGCACGTTCATCTGCTGGAGGTGGATGGCAAAACAGAGAG GAGAAAAACAGAAAGGCGCAGAACTTTACTTACTTGATTCTTGTGGAGAAACGTCAGATGCAAACATGTTTGGGGACAACAAAGGACTGGTAATGTTCCATTTTGAAACCCTGGCTATGGCTACAAACAATTTTAGCGAAGCGTCAAAACTTGGGCATGGTGGTTTTGGTTCAGTCTATAAG GCAAATTTGGTAAATGGACAAGTAGTGGCCGTGAAAAGGCTTGCCAAGGGTTCCGGACAAGGCTTAGAAGAGTTCAAAAATGAAGTTCTGGTGATCTCTAAACTTCAACACAGGAATCTAGTTAGACTTTTAGGTTGTTGCACTGAAAGGGAAGAGAAGATATTGGTATATGAATACATGCCTAACAAAAGCTTGGATGCATTTCTCTTTG TTCCAACCCAACGAACGCTCCTGGATTGGAGGAAACGCTTCCATATTATCGAAGGGATAACCCGTGGGATTCTTTACCTTCACAGAGATTCTAGATTAAGAGTTATTCATAGAGATTTGAAGGCAAGTAACGTTTTGCTGGATGAAAAGTTGAACCCTAAAATTTCCGATTTTGGGATGGCAAGGATATTTGGAGGCGATGAGCTCCAGGCAGATACCAGAAGAGTTGTTGGGACATA CGGTTATATGTCCCCCGAATATGCAATGGAAGGtcgattttcagaaaaatcagaTGTTTTCAGTTTTGGAGTGTTACTACTAGAAATTGTGAGCGGAAAGAAAAACACTAGTTTTCACCTACAAGAGTTATCTTTAAGCCTTCTGGGATAC GCATGGAAATTGTGGAAGGAAAGCATGGCGCAAGCATTGATTGATCCAACTTTGTTATCTGAACAAAAATTTGAGGCAGACATTCTGAGATGCATTCATGTGGGACTATTGTGTGTACAAGAATCTGCAAAGTACAGACCAACTATGTCTATTGTACTGTCGATGCTTACAAGCGAAATTGTAAATCTTCCGACTCCAGAGCGACCTGCATTTATAGAGAGAGAGGTGTCTTCTCCTTCATGTGCATCTTTTGACACGCCAAAGCCATTTTCTGTAAACAATGTAACTATCACAAGCATCGAAGGTAGTTGA